Proteins from a genomic interval of Sporolactobacillus sp. Y61:
- a CDS encoding transposase family protein codes for MITRKEKREQEKNVNYFLEFQKICHHFFKGFTNRLRKVKDPRHQSYVTYDSDLMLWMMILKNVCQFTSMRSLSNGLNREECIDNLQKMLATQELHELPHYDTINDFLSRLDPKELENIRIGLIRELLKKRCFEAERIEGKYWGIIIDGTGLFHFNKKHCAHCLKREHTHKKTGETWTDYQHHVLEAKLVVGDMVLSIDSEFIENEHEDVTKQDCERRAFERLSTRLKATFKRLPICILADSLYACESVFQRCEANRWKYMFRFKAGSIPSVAQEFEALKALKYRGQSATTYWVNDIAYQERKLNALEATVQEKEKAHTFLFLTNLPITEKKAEALVAVGRRRWKIENQGFNRQKHVQYAIQHVNSQNHQAMKIHYLLTQIADILMQLYEKGSKLLRTQKKTAKEISSALLEAIRTRRLTEEDMASLVKPMQVRFTG; via the coding sequence ATGATTACACGGAAAGAGAAACGAGAGCAGGAGAAGAACGTCAATTATTTTCTCGAGTTTCAGAAAATATGCCATCATTTCTTTAAAGGATTCACCAACAGGCTCAGAAAGGTCAAAGATCCGAGACATCAGAGTTATGTCACCTATGATTCAGACTTGATGCTTTGGATGATGATCCTGAAAAATGTCTGTCAGTTCACCAGCATGCGCAGCCTGAGCAACGGACTTAATCGTGAAGAATGTATCGATAACCTGCAAAAGATGCTCGCTACTCAGGAGCTTCATGAACTGCCCCACTATGACACGATCAACGATTTCCTGTCGCGGCTTGATCCGAAGGAACTGGAAAACATTCGCATCGGTTTAATCCGGGAGCTCCTCAAAAAGCGGTGTTTTGAGGCCGAACGGATCGAGGGGAAGTATTGGGGGATTATCATTGATGGGACCGGGCTTTTCCACTTTAACAAGAAGCATTGTGCACATTGCCTGAAACGCGAACATACCCACAAAAAGACCGGAGAAACCTGGACGGATTACCAGCATCACGTTCTGGAAGCCAAACTGGTCGTTGGGGACATGGTGCTGAGTATCGACTCGGAATTTATAGAGAACGAGCACGAGGACGTGACCAAACAGGACTGTGAACGTCGCGCCTTCGAGCGCCTGAGCACCCGATTGAAAGCGACCTTCAAGCGTCTGCCCATCTGTATCCTGGCGGATAGCCTATATGCGTGTGAATCAGTCTTTCAGCGATGTGAGGCTAACCGCTGGAAATACATGTTTCGCTTCAAAGCAGGCAGTATTCCGAGTGTGGCGCAGGAATTCGAGGCGCTGAAAGCGCTGAAGTATCGGGGACAATCTGCAACGACCTACTGGGTGAATGATATCGCCTACCAGGAAAGAAAACTAAATGCCCTGGAGGCTACGGTTCAGGAAAAAGAAAAAGCGCACACCTTTCTGTTTCTGACCAATCTGCCTATCACGGAGAAGAAGGCAGAGGCGTTGGTAGCAGTTGGGCGAAGGCGCTGGAAGATTGAAAATCAGGGGTTTAATCGACAAAAGCACGTACAGTACGCCATTCAACACGTGAACAGCCAGAATCATCAGGCGATGAAGATTCACTATCTTCTTACACAGATTGCGGATATTTTGATGCAGTTATATGAAAAGGGGTCAAAGCTGCTCCGTACGCAAAAAAAGACGGCAAAAGAAATATCCTCAGCCCTGTTAGAAGCGATTCGGACACGCAGATTAACAGAGGAGGATATGGCTAGCCTGGTGAAACCGATGCAAGTCCGGTTCACCGGTTAA